One genomic segment of Cydia splendana chromosome 5, ilCydSple1.2, whole genome shotgun sequence includes these proteins:
- the LOC134790977 gene encoding sodium/potassium-transporting ATPase subunit beta-1-like, with the protein MAGKSNGTDVGHMAEWVRAPPPTGPWLHRVGKAIYNPDEKSFLGRTPKRWGIVITFYLVFYAVLALMFATCMGGLLLSLNKDRPTYTLDQSLIGSNPGVTARPLSVTGEIKIDHSDANSTNEYVDQLNEFFAPYVTDPLYGHGECVPADNFGYPDTPCLLLKLNRIIDWEPHYYNDAASLPEDFPTELVDHIKNLTTPAERSRVWAWCWDENQRVELEYPWGRALPAFQTYKAGATHRNPIVAVRLKQVSNSTVIRCRLLAKNIIYNKSLKEPSGYARVIINVVSGTPSNGETIE; encoded by the exons atggcgggtaAATCGAATGGTACGGACGTCGGTCATATGGCCGAATGGGTCCGCGCACCACCCCCTACGGGGCCATGGCTTCACAGAGTTGGAAAGGCCATTTATAATCCTGATGAGAAGAGTTTTTTGGGACGTACGCCGAAACGGTGGG GAATCGTGATAACATTCTACCTGGTGTTCTACGCGGTGCTGGCACTAATGTTCGCTACCTGCATGGGGGGTCTACTCCTCAGCCTGAACAAGGACCGCCCTACCTACACACTGGATCAGTCTCTCATTG GTTCAAATCCAGGTGTAACAGCGCGCCCTCTATCGGTCACGGGTGAAATAAAAATCGACCACAGTGATGCGAACTCTACCAACGAGTACGTTGACCAGCTGAACGAGTTTTTTGCGc CGTACGTGACCGACCCGCTGTACGGGCATGGGGAGTGTGTGCCCGCAGACAACTTCGGATACCCGGACACTCCGTGTCTCCTCCTCAAATTAAACAGG ATAATCGACTGGGAGCCCCATTATTACAACGACGCTGCCAGTCTGCCAGAGGACTTTCCTACGGAGCTGGTTGATCACATCAAGAATCTGACAACTCCAGCAGAA CGTTCCCGGGTGTGGGCATGGTGCTGGGACGAGAACCAACGAGTGGAACTGGAGTACCCGTGGGGACGAGCTCTACCCGCCTTCCAGACCTACAAGGCTGGTGCTACGCATAGGAACCCTATAGTTGCTGTCAGGCTCAAACAAG TGTCCAACAGCACGGTGATCCGCTGCCGTCTCCTCGCCAAGAACATCATCTACAACAAGAGCTTGAAAGAACCTTCTGGCTATGCGCGCGTCATTATAAATGTTGTGAGCGGAACTCCATCGAACGGTGAAACTATAGAGTAG